Genomic segment of Syntrophales bacterium:
ATTCAGGGAAAAAGCAAGAGAACCGGTAGGATTATGGGCAGGCGGAAATCCTGGAAGAAGGCGGTTGTTACTCTGGCCCCGGGCAGTCGCATCGAACTGTACGAAGGGGTATAGGGGGAGAGGAACGGAAGCATGGGAATCGTTAAATACAAACCCACGTCACCCGGGAGGAGGTTCCAGACCTGCTCGGATTTCCGTGAAATCACGGCCTCGGATCCGGACAAGTCTCTTTTGAAGCCGCTGCCGAGGACGGGAGGAAGAAATAACAAAGGGCGGATGACGAGTCGAAACGTCGGAGGACGGCACAAAAGACGTTACCGCCTCGTCGATTTCCGGAGGGACAAAACGGATATTCCCGCGAAGGTAGCGACGATCGAGTACGACCCGAACCGTTCTTCGCGAATCGCCCTTCTGAAGTATGTTGACGGCGAGAAGCGATACATTCTGGCACCCGATAAGCTTCAGGTCGGCGATACGGTGGTCAGCAGTGAAAAGGCAGACGTGAAGCCCGGCAACACAGTTATTCTGAAAAACGTTCCCCTGGGTTCCCTGATCCATAACATTGAATTGAAGACCGGTCGAGGCGGGCAGTTGATTCGATCCGCGGGGACATACGGTCAGCTGATGGCGAAGGAAGGCGGATATGCACAGGTCCGTCTGCCTTCAGGAGAAGTCAGGAAGATCCGCCTTGAATGCAGAGCGACCATCGGACAGGTGGGGAACACGGATCACGAGAACATCAGCATTGGAAAGGCGGGCCGTTCCCGTTGGGCTGGCCGGCGCCCGCATACTCGTGGAGTGGTGATGAATCCGATCGATCATCCCATGGGCGGCGGGGAAGGCAAGTCTTCCGGCGGCCGACATCCCTGTACCCCTTGGGGAATACCGACAAAGGGGCACAAGACGAGAAAAAACAAGCAAACGGATAAGTACATCGTCAAGAAAAGGGGTTAGCGAGCGGTGGCACGATCAATCAAGAAGGGTCCCTACGTCGAGGAGAGCCTGATTCGGAAAGTCCGGCAGGTGGAGGCTTCGGCAAGCAAGGCGGTGATCAAGACATGGTCGCGCCGGTCCACGATCACACCCGAATTTATTGGCCAGACATTCGCCGTTC
This window contains:
- the rplB gene encoding 50S ribosomal protein L2 — its product is MGIVKYKPTSPGRRFQTCSDFREITASDPDKSLLKPLPRTGGRNNKGRMTSRNVGGRHKRRYRLVDFRRDKTDIPAKVATIEYDPNRSSRIALLKYVDGEKRYILAPDKLQVGDTVVSSEKADVKPGNTVILKNVPLGSLIHNIELKTGRGGQLIRSAGTYGQLMAKEGGYAQVRLPSGEVRKIRLECRATIGQVGNTDHENISIGKAGRSRWAGRRPHTRGVVMNPIDHPMGGGEGKSSGGRHPCTPWGIPTKGHKTRKNKQTDKYIVKKRG
- the rpsS gene encoding 30S ribosomal protein S19, giving the protein MARSIKKGPYVEESLIRKVRQVEASASKAVIKTWSRRSTITPEFIGQTFAVHNGKKFIPVFVTENMVGHKLGEFAPSRTFYNHAGDRKSKVKK